A single genomic interval of Oryzias latipes chromosome 3, ASM223467v1 harbors:
- the LOC101170410 gene encoding chymotrypsin A, with the protein MAFLWILSCLAFIGAAHGCGRPAISPIVTGYSRIVNGEEAVPHSWPWQASLQDWSGFHFCGGSLINENWVVTAAHCNVRTSHYVILGEHDRNSNAENIQVLNVGQVFKHPQYNSYTINNDILLIKLATPAQLNTRVSPVCVAETTDNFAGGMMCMTSGWGLTHHANANTPALLQQAALPLLTNANCSSYWGSNITDLMICAGASGASSCMGDSGGPLVCQKDGAWTLVGIVSWGSSTCSTSMPGVYARVTKLRAWMDQTIAAN; encoded by the exons ATGGCCTTCCTGTGGATCCTCTCTTGCCTCGCCTTTATTGGTGCCGCCCACG GTTGTGGCAGGCCTGCCATCTCCCCTATCGTGACCGGTTACTCTCGGATTGTGAACGGCGAGGAGGCGGTGCCTCACTCCTGGCCCTGGCAGGCGTCCCTGCAG GATTGGTCTGGATTCCACTTCTGTGGTGGCTCTCTCATCAACGAGAACTGGGTGGTGACTGCTGCCCACTGCAACGTCAG GACTTCTCACTATGTGATCCTCGGAGAACATGACCGCAACTCCAACGCTGAGAACATCCAGGTGCTGAACGTTGGTCAG GTGTTCAAGCACCCTCAGTACAATTCCTACACCATCAACAACGACATCCTGCTCATCAAGCTGGCCACCCCCGCCCAGCTTAACACCCGTGTGTCCCCCGTGTGTGTGGCTGAAACCACCGACAACTTCGCTGGAGGCATGATGTGTATGACGTCTGGCTGGGGTCTGACCCACCATGCTA ATGCAAACACCCccgctctgctgcagcaggcTGCCCTGCCCCTCCTGACCAACGCTAACTGCAGCAGCTACTGGGGCAGCAACATCACAGACCTGATGATCTGCGCCGGCGCCTCTGGAGCCTCCTCATGCATG GGTGACTCTGGCGGTCCCCTGGTCTGCCAGAAGGATGGAGCCTGGACTCTGGTGGGTATTGTGTCCTGGGGAAGCTCAACCTGCAGCACCTCTATGCCCGGTGTGTATGCGAGAGTCACTAAGCTGCGTGCCTGGATGGACCAGACCATAGCTGCTAACTGA
- the LOC101171147 gene encoding agouti-related protein, with translation MLLLLLCCWSFSLLRLSSSLIHGHMPVDQGPISSHRSDAPYLPDIERSRVPDSVLDPDLLSADAVEDHFVMEPGSYEEDSSAGLQLQGRAMRSSRRCIPHQQSCLGYPLPCCDPCDTCYCRFFNAICYCRQIGHTCAPRRT, from the exons ATGTTACTGTTGCTACTCTGCTGTTGGTCCTTCAGTCTGCTTAGACTTTCATCTTCCCTCATTCATGGACACATGCCGGTGGACCAGGGCCCAATTTCCAGTCACCGAAGTGATGCGCCGTACCTGCCGGACATCG AGAGAAGCCGTGTTCCTGATTCTGTGTTGGACCCAGACCTCCTTTCCGCCGATGCAGTAGAGGATCACTTTGTAATGGAGCCAGGTTCCTACGAGGAG GACTCGTCTGCAGGCCTGCAGCTGCAGGGCCGGGCCATGCGCTCGTCTCGCCGCTGCATCCCTCACCAGCAGTCCTGCCTGGGTTACCCTCTGCCCTGCTGTGACCCCTGCGACACCTGTTATTGCCGCTTCTTCAATGCCATCTGTTACTGCCGCCAAATAGGCCACACCTGTGCACCCCGGCGCACCTAA